The Magnetococcales bacterium genome includes a window with the following:
- a CDS encoding DUF4160 domain-containing protein, which yields MTTITQIGKIRISIYADDHNPPHFHIASPDAEAIVRIRDMAVIGGGETHPHIKIAIEWAKEHRVEIALAWIEMNG from the coding sequence ATGACCACCATCACCCAGATTGGAAAGATCCGAATCAGCATTTACGCGGATGACCATAATCCGCCACATTTCCACATTGCTTCCCCTGATGCGGAGGCCATCGTCCGCATTCGGGACATGGCGGTCATCGGTGGAGGGGAAACCCACCCCCACATCAAAATCGCCATCGAATGGGCCAAGGAACACCGCGTAGAAATCGCCCTGGCCTGGATCGAAATGAACGGATAG
- a CDS encoding DUF2442 domain-containing protein, protein MPTPRIDTVQALPGTLSIVVKWRDGGEDTVDMSSIIRRSAPLAHLENPQLFSQVEVIDWGCALGWPGDIGYGADTLLEQVRQRNVRIAG, encoded by the coding sequence ATGCCCACCCCCCGCATCGATACCGTACAAGCCCTGCCCGGCACGCTCTCCATCGTGGTGAAGTGGCGTGACGGCGGGGAAGATACCGTGGACATGTCGTCGATCATCCGGCGGTCCGCGCCGTTGGCTCATCTGGAAAATCCGCAGCTCTTCTCCCAAGTCGAGGTCATCGATTGGGGATGCGCTTTGGGTTGGCCGGGAGATATCGGATACGGAGCCGATACCCTGCTGGAGCAGGTTCGGCAGCGGAATGTGCGAATCGCGGGGTGA